The following coding sequences are from one Arthrobacter sp. PvP023 window:
- a CDS encoding ABC transporter permease has product MSTDSLATTYKDPRASWFRRLPVVSHFNKSVGLQRGMLVTGLVLTGIFLLTAILAPLIAPYGFSQISDADGGFPAQQAPGGKHLWGTTVGGYDVFSRVVWGAQTAVMVIVVAVVMSIFIGVVLGLVSGYIGGWLDRILVVIADAVYAFPSLLVAIVMAIVISGGRSSLWGGIVAAAISITVVFIPQYFRVIRAETIRLKAEPFVESAKVVGASNVRIMSRHIFKNATRTLPLIFTLNASEAILTLAGLGFLGFGIEPTSAAEWGFDLNKALADTTSGIWWTGVFPGLAIVLTVLGLTLVGESINDLNDPRLRGRKKAVSGKGGPDSTPAAQAAHQSEVSSS; this is encoded by the coding sequence ATGAGCACCGATTCCCTGGCGACTACCTACAAGGATCCGCGGGCCTCCTGGTTCCGCCGCCTGCCCGTCGTCTCACATTTCAACAAGAGCGTCGGCCTGCAGCGCGGAATGCTTGTCACCGGGCTCGTCCTGACTGGCATCTTCCTCCTTACCGCCATTCTTGCGCCACTCATCGCCCCCTACGGCTTCTCGCAGATATCCGACGCCGACGGCGGGTTCCCCGCCCAGCAGGCACCGGGCGGAAAGCACCTCTGGGGCACCACCGTGGGCGGCTACGACGTCTTCTCCCGGGTTGTCTGGGGCGCCCAGACCGCCGTCATGGTGATTGTGGTGGCCGTGGTCATGTCCATCTTCATCGGCGTGGTCCTGGGCCTGGTCAGCGGCTACATCGGCGGCTGGCTGGACCGCATCCTCGTGGTGATCGCAGACGCTGTCTACGCCTTCCCCTCACTCCTGGTTGCCATCGTGATGGCCATTGTCATCAGCGGCGGCAGGTCCAGCCTGTGGGGCGGCATTGTGGCCGCGGCAATTTCGATCACCGTGGTGTTCATCCCGCAGTACTTCCGGGTGATACGCGCGGAAACCATCCGCCTGAAAGCCGAACCCTTCGTGGAATCCGCAAAGGTGGTGGGAGCGTCGAATGTCCGGATCATGAGCCGGCACATCTTCAAGAACGCCACCCGCACCCTGCCGCTGATCTTCACACTCAACGCCTCGGAAGCCATCCTGACGCTTGCAGGCCTGGGCTTCCTGGGCTTCGGCATTGAACCGACGTCCGCCGCAGAGTGGGGCTTCGACCTCAACAAAGCCCTGGCGGACACCACCTCCGGGATCTGGTGGACGGGCGTGTTCCCCGGCCTGGCAATCGTGCTGACAGTCCTGGGGCTGACGCTCGTGGGCGAAAGCATCAACGACCTCAACGATCCGCGGCTGCGCGGCCGCAAGAAGGCCGTTTCCGGCAAGGGCGGGCCGGACTCCACCCCAGCGGCGCAGGCAGCGCACCAATCAGAAGTGAGTAGTTCATGA
- a CDS encoding ABC transporter ATP-binding protein: MSTNIDSRGTGPVLDIDHLRVTFATDAGDVYAVKDVSLEVNPGEVVAIVGESGSGKTVTAKTILGLLPETAISSGAVLINGNNVISVSPAKLRQIRGRDVAMVFQEPSTALNPVFTVGWQIAEGIRAHAHGKGGRISAKEAKSRAIDALRKVGIPDPENRVDYYPHQFSGGQKQRVVIAAALALNPGLIVADEPTTALDVTVQAEILQLLRDLRDTYGTSIVLITHNMGVVADLADRVVVMYQGDVVEEATAKVLFAEPKQEYTRKLLAAVPHLGRNSASQGMTVRAHQDRKVLVEAKGLTIEYPGRLGSPGFKAVDGVSFTLSEGEVFGLVGESGSGKTTIGRAIAGLNRTTGGSLKVLGYEMLNLKERTFKPLRKEIGFVFQDPAASFNPQLTIGDCVAEPLIIHSNPTPAQARKRVGELLESVQLPASYADRFPHELSGGQRQRASLARALILNPKLLIADEPTSALDVSVQAVVLELFKDIQAEFGFAALFISHDLAVVDILSHWVGVLYKGKLVEQGLGTQVMGTPRHDYTRRLIASLPVPDPDEQARRREANRALLAG, from the coding sequence ATGAGCACCAACATCGACAGTCGCGGCACCGGGCCCGTCCTCGACATCGACCACCTGAGGGTCACGTTTGCCACCGACGCCGGGGACGTTTACGCCGTCAAGGACGTCAGCCTTGAGGTCAATCCGGGCGAAGTCGTGGCAATCGTCGGCGAGTCCGGTTCGGGCAAGACGGTAACCGCCAAAACGATCCTGGGACTGCTTCCGGAGACGGCGATCAGTTCCGGCGCTGTCCTGATCAACGGCAACAACGTGATCAGCGTCAGCCCGGCCAAGCTCCGGCAGATCCGCGGCCGGGACGTCGCCATGGTGTTCCAGGAACCCTCCACGGCCCTGAACCCCGTCTTCACCGTGGGGTGGCAGATCGCCGAAGGCATCCGCGCCCACGCCCACGGCAAGGGCGGGCGGATATCGGCAAAGGAAGCTAAATCCCGGGCCATCGACGCACTCCGGAAAGTGGGCATCCCGGATCCCGAAAACCGCGTTGATTACTATCCCCACCAGTTTTCCGGAGGCCAGAAGCAACGTGTGGTCATTGCGGCCGCGCTTGCCCTCAACCCGGGACTGATCGTCGCCGATGAACCCACTACAGCCCTTGACGTCACGGTCCAGGCGGAGATCCTCCAGCTGTTGAGGGACCTGCGGGATACGTACGGCACCTCGATCGTGCTGATCACCCACAACATGGGAGTGGTAGCCGATCTTGCCGACCGGGTGGTGGTGATGTACCAGGGCGACGTCGTCGAGGAGGCAACCGCCAAGGTCCTGTTTGCCGAGCCGAAGCAGGAGTACACGCGCAAGCTCCTGGCCGCTGTTCCGCACCTGGGCAGGAATTCCGCCTCCCAGGGCATGACCGTGCGGGCCCACCAGGACCGTAAGGTCCTGGTGGAAGCCAAGGGCCTGACCATCGAATACCCCGGCAGGCTGGGCAGTCCCGGCTTCAAGGCCGTGGACGGCGTGAGCTTCACGCTGTCCGAAGGTGAGGTATTCGGTCTGGTCGGTGAATCGGGATCCGGAAAGACCACCATCGGACGCGCCATCGCGGGCCTCAACCGCACCACGGGCGGCAGCCTGAAGGTGCTGGGCTACGAGATGCTGAACCTCAAGGAACGGACGTTCAAGCCGCTCCGGAAGGAGATCGGCTTCGTGTTCCAGGATCCGGCCGCCTCCTTCAACCCGCAGCTGACCATCGGTGACTGCGTCGCCGAGCCGCTCATCATCCACAGCAATCCCACGCCGGCACAGGCGCGGAAACGCGTTGGTGAGCTGCTCGAATCGGTGCAGCTGCCAGCGTCGTATGCTGACCGGTTCCCGCACGAACTGTCCGGCGGACAGCGGCAGCGGGCGTCGCTGGCCAGGGCCCTCATCCTGAACCCGAAGCTGCTGATTGCCGACGAGCCCACGTCGGCGCTGGACGTTTCAGTCCAGGCCGTGGTGCTGGAACTGTTCAAGGACATCCAGGCAGAGTTCGGGTTTGCCGCGCTGTTCATCAGCCACGACCTCGCGGTGGTGGATATCCTGTCCCACTGGGTTGGTGTGCTCTACAAGGGCAAGCTCGTGGAACAGGGGCTTGGCACCCAGGTGATGGGAACTCCCCGGCATGACTACACGCGCCGGCTCATCGCATCGCTCCCCGTGCCCGATCCGGATGAACAGGCCAGGCGCCGGGAAGCGAACCGGGCGCTGCTCGCCGGCTAG
- a CDS encoding chorismate mutase has translation MTEQNQDLPDADSYDPAASSLAGQVDQAVMAELLSIRSSIDNIDATLVFLLAERFKATQKVGFLKAAHKLPAGDPGRETAQIARLRRLAEEAHLDPAFAEKFLNFIIGEVIRHHEAIAEDHQAAENNGAAAGPPVLSSPAPSTAVDA, from the coding sequence ATGACCGAGCAGAACCAAGATCTTCCAGACGCCGATTCCTACGACCCCGCAGCCAGCTCATTGGCCGGACAGGTGGACCAAGCGGTCATGGCGGAACTGCTGTCTATCCGGTCCAGCATTGACAACATCGATGCCACCCTTGTCTTTCTCCTGGCCGAACGGTTCAAGGCCACCCAGAAGGTGGGCTTTCTCAAGGCCGCGCACAAACTTCCCGCCGGGGACCCCGGCCGGGAGACCGCCCAGATTGCACGGCTGCGCCGCCTTGCCGAAGAAGCGCACCTGGATCCGGCCTTTGCGGAGAAGTTCCTGAACTTCATCATCGGCGAGGTGATCCGGCACCACGAAGCCATTGCCGAAGACCACCAGGCGGCCGAGAACAACGGGGCGGCGGCAGGCCCGCCGGTGCTTTCCTCGCCCGCCCCCTCAACCGCCGTCGACGCCTAG
- a CDS encoding DUF4166 domain-containing protein has protein sequence MNTPIYERALGSDFARLQPELQEYFSLAPGSGRYGVGEGVFDVVGCRQAWLRPLLRLTTGEEAFFPEYGERIPFRIENHAHLDPFGRSSLTARREIHFPGRTRLLHDTTSFDESRSSPGLVDYVGRYRRLVTDLNLSVTAEGRLRGVSEASRLFLGPLRIPLPAALDAKACAEQWWEPSEGVRGKHRIQVKVIQPQLGLVLVYAGSFDYRRRSYPGTATTPGHLPGYARPDRWESRI, from the coding sequence GTGAATACCCCTATCTATGAGCGTGCCCTGGGCAGCGACTTTGCCCGCCTGCAGCCCGAGCTTCAGGAATACTTCTCGCTCGCCCCCGGCTCCGGACGCTATGGCGTCGGAGAAGGGGTGTTCGACGTCGTCGGCTGCCGGCAGGCATGGCTCCGCCCGCTGCTTCGGTTGACTACCGGGGAGGAAGCGTTCTTCCCGGAGTACGGTGAGCGCATTCCTTTCCGGATCGAAAACCACGCGCACCTCGATCCGTTCGGCCGGTCAAGCCTGACCGCCAGGCGCGAGATCCACTTCCCCGGCCGCACCCGGTTGCTCCACGACACCACCAGCTTTGACGAGTCCCGAAGCAGCCCGGGACTCGTGGACTACGTTGGCCGCTACCGGCGCCTGGTCACCGACCTCAACCTCAGCGTGACCGCTGAGGGCAGGCTCCGCGGCGTCTCTGAGGCGTCCCGGCTGTTCCTGGGACCGCTGCGCATCCCGCTGCCGGCGGCACTGGACGCCAAGGCCTGCGCAGAGCAGTGGTGGGAACCGTCGGAAGGCGTCCGCGGAAAACACCGGATCCAGGTCAAGGTGATCCAGCCGCAGCTGGGACTTGTCCTGGTCTATGCCGGAAGCTTCGACTATCGGCGCCGTTCCTACCCGGGAACGGCCACGACGCCGGGCCACCTCCCGGGCTACGCCCGGCCCGACAGGTGGGAAAGCCGGATCTAG
- a CDS encoding DUF58 domain-containing protein — protein MAISGRFVLLALAGLVPVMLYPGWGTVLLVCLVLCAVLLLDLAMAASPRKVTLFRTLPGNVTLTGSTESVLTIGNTGSRPLRALVRDAWQPSAGAQNPRQRVDVPAGERRRMKVLLKPARRGDLKAPHVTLRAFGPLQLAARQRTLPCPGSVRVLPPFHSRRHLPSKLRKLRELDGKAAVQIRGAGTEFDSLRDYVRGDDVRSIDWRATARRSAVVVRTWRPERDRRVVIMLDTSRTAAARIDDEPRLDTGIEAALLLAVLAERGGDRVDFFAFDRRTRGRAGSASKGNLLGQLVQAMAPLEPELIELDWSQVPGQIRQISAHRSLVVLLTPLDSGAPEEGLLPMAAQLAQQHVVVVASVRDPMLGAMQKERTTAAQVFRAAAAERALLEREAVAIQLRQMGVEVVDAEPHQLPPALADAYIRLKAAGRL, from the coding sequence ATGGCCATATCGGGACGGTTCGTACTTCTGGCGCTGGCGGGCCTGGTGCCGGTCATGCTGTATCCCGGCTGGGGCACGGTCCTGCTGGTCTGCCTGGTCCTGTGCGCTGTCCTGCTGCTGGACCTCGCCATGGCCGCGTCCCCCCGGAAGGTCACATTGTTCCGGACCCTGCCGGGGAACGTCACCCTGACCGGGAGCACCGAATCCGTCCTGACCATCGGGAACACCGGCTCACGCCCGCTCCGTGCCCTGGTCCGGGACGCCTGGCAGCCATCTGCCGGGGCGCAGAACCCGCGCCAGCGCGTGGACGTTCCGGCCGGTGAGCGGAGGCGAATGAAGGTACTGCTGAAGCCTGCCCGGCGCGGCGACCTCAAGGCACCGCATGTGACCCTCCGTGCCTTCGGGCCGCTGCAGCTGGCAGCCCGGCAGCGGACACTTCCGTGCCCAGGCTCCGTCCGGGTGCTGCCGCCGTTCCACTCGCGACGCCACCTTCCCTCGAAGCTCCGTAAACTGCGCGAGCTCGACGGAAAAGCGGCGGTCCAGATCAGGGGGGCCGGCACCGAGTTCGATTCCCTCCGCGACTATGTCCGTGGTGACGACGTCCGTTCCATTGACTGGCGCGCCACGGCGCGGCGCTCCGCCGTCGTCGTCCGTACCTGGCGTCCTGAACGGGACCGTCGCGTGGTGATCATGCTCGATACCTCCCGGACGGCGGCCGCGAGGATCGACGACGAACCCCGCCTTGACACCGGGATCGAAGCGGCCCTGCTGCTGGCCGTCCTCGCCGAACGCGGCGGCGACCGCGTGGATTTCTTCGCCTTCGACCGGCGGACCCGTGGACGGGCCGGATCCGCGTCGAAAGGTAATCTGCTGGGGCAGCTCGTGCAGGCCATGGCGCCGCTTGAACCGGAACTCATTGAGCTGGACTGGAGCCAGGTCCCGGGCCAGATCCGGCAGATATCCGCGCACCGCTCACTGGTGGTGCTGCTGACCCCGCTGGACAGCGGCGCACCGGAAGAGGGACTGCTGCCGATGGCCGCGCAGCTCGCGCAGCAGCATGTGGTGGTGGTCGCCTCCGTGCGCGACCCCATGCTGGGCGCGATGCAGAAGGAACGGACGACGGCGGCACAGGTGTTCCGCGCGGCAGCCGCCGAACGCGCCCTGCTGGAACGTGAGGCAGTGGCCATCCAGCTGCGCCAGATGGGCGTCGAAGTGGTGGACGCCGAACCCCACCAGCTGCCGCCCGCACTCGCGGACGCCTACATCCGGCTCAAAGCGGCAGGAAGACTATGA
- a CDS encoding MoxR family ATPase, protein MSEQTNGFTQGGPGGPALATAEATAAADPVRQALLDVRHEVAKAVVGQDSTVTGLLIALLCRGHVLLEGVPGVAKTLLVRTLSAALSLDTKRVQFTPDLMPGDITGSLVFDSRTSEFSFREGPVFTNILLADEINRTPPKTQASLLEAMEERQVSADGTSRPLPVPFIVAATQNPVEYEGTYPLPEAQLDRFLLKLAMPLPGRADEIEVIRRHAAGFDSRNLAAAGVRAVAGAAELEQARLAVAAVEVAPEVAAYIVDIARATRAAPSFQLGVSPRGATALLSAARAWAWLSGRQFVTPDDVKALALPCLRHRVALQPEAQMDGVHVDGVLASILATVPVPR, encoded by the coding sequence ATGAGTGAGCAGACCAACGGATTCACGCAGGGCGGCCCCGGCGGCCCCGCGCTCGCAACCGCCGAGGCCACGGCGGCCGCCGATCCCGTCCGCCAGGCCTTGCTCGATGTGCGGCACGAGGTTGCCAAGGCCGTGGTCGGCCAGGACTCCACCGTCACCGGGCTGCTCATCGCATTGCTCTGCCGCGGTCATGTCCTGCTCGAAGGGGTTCCGGGCGTGGCCAAGACACTGCTGGTCCGCACGCTCTCCGCGGCGCTAAGCCTGGACACGAAGCGCGTGCAGTTCACCCCCGACCTGATGCCGGGCGACATCACCGGCTCGTTGGTCTTCGACTCCCGGACCTCGGAGTTCAGCTTCCGCGAAGGCCCCGTCTTTACCAACATCCTGCTGGCCGACGAGATCAACAGGACTCCGCCGAAGACGCAGGCATCCCTGTTGGAGGCCATGGAGGAACGCCAGGTCTCTGCGGACGGAACCTCACGCCCGCTTCCGGTTCCGTTCATCGTGGCAGCCACGCAGAACCCGGTGGAGTATGAGGGCACCTATCCCCTGCCTGAGGCCCAACTGGACCGTTTCCTCCTGAAACTTGCCATGCCGTTGCCGGGGCGTGCCGACGAGATCGAGGTCATCCGCAGGCATGCGGCCGGCTTTGACTCCAGGAACCTGGCTGCCGCCGGCGTCCGGGCGGTGGCGGGTGCAGCCGAGCTGGAGCAGGCCCGCCTGGCGGTGGCTGCGGTGGAGGTGGCGCCTGAGGTGGCCGCCTACATCGTTGACATCGCGAGGGCCACGCGCGCGGCACCGTCCTTCCAGCTCGGCGTGTCCCCGCGCGGCGCGACAGCCCTGCTGAGTGCCGCCCGGGCGTGGGCCTGGCTCTCCGGGCGGCAGTTCGTGACACCGGATGACGTAAAGGCCCTGGCTCTCCCCTGCCTTCGGCACCGCGTGGCCCTGCAACCGGAAGCCCAGATGGACGGCGTGCACGTGGACGGCGTCCTCGCCAGCATCCTGGCGACCGTTCCCGTGCCCCGCTGA
- a CDS encoding DUF4350 domain-containing protein — translation MTPVLESENGPAPAVAGGGRAGHAVTAWIRRHRTWTLLILVFSVGVGLTIVAQQSPRSDGLSLSARNAAPEGARAAAEILGSRGVNIRQTDTFDATMSALDRASEDSASESADGPGPTLFLYDRNGYLDPDQLQALQQATDRMVIITPRLSTLSALGGDIRPAGVVPAEVATLDPGCALDAPAAAGAVSADSAYLYQANRVCYEPAAGMGGLFASSDDGRLTVVGSAQIFSNRLLDEHGNAALALRTLGSSDTLVWYLPGLADVTAEDTPKTLDELAPPWVAFLGPWLALVAVLAMAWRGRRLGPLVFEPLPVVVKAVETAEGRARLYHDAHAVDRAADSLRAGALVRLARALRLGTDTESPAIVDAVARHLGRTREDTAGVLEARPRTETELVRWAQQLESLEKEVTAR, via the coding sequence ATGACGCCTGTCCTGGAGTCGGAGAATGGGCCGGCGCCTGCGGTGGCCGGGGGCGGCAGAGCGGGTCACGCCGTCACGGCATGGATCCGCCGGCACCGGACGTGGACCCTGCTGATTCTGGTCTTCTCCGTGGGCGTGGGGCTGACAATCGTGGCCCAGCAATCGCCCCGCAGCGACGGCCTGTCCCTGTCGGCACGCAACGCTGCTCCGGAAGGAGCCCGGGCAGCAGCGGAGATACTGGGAAGCCGGGGCGTGAACATTCGCCAGACCGACACCTTCGACGCAACGATGTCGGCGCTGGACCGGGCCTCGGAAGACAGCGCGTCAGAATCTGCTGACGGCCCCGGACCCACATTGTTCCTTTACGATCGAAACGGCTACCTGGACCCCGACCAGCTGCAGGCTTTGCAGCAGGCCACGGACAGGATGGTGATTATCACTCCCCGGCTGAGCACGCTCAGCGCGCTCGGCGGCGACATTCGTCCCGCCGGAGTCGTGCCGGCGGAAGTGGCAACCCTGGACCCCGGCTGCGCGTTGGACGCTCCCGCTGCCGCCGGAGCGGTCTCGGCGGACTCCGCCTACCTGTATCAGGCCAACCGCGTTTGCTACGAACCCGCAGCAGGCATGGGCGGGCTCTTTGCCAGCAGTGACGACGGCAGGCTGACAGTGGTGGGTAGCGCTCAAATCTTCAGCAACCGCCTGCTCGATGAACACGGCAACGCCGCCTTGGCGCTCAGGACACTGGGGTCGTCGGACACACTCGTCTGGTACCTTCCGGGCTTGGCGGATGTCACGGCAGAGGACACCCCGAAGACGCTGGATGAGCTCGCCCCTCCGTGGGTCGCCTTCCTCGGCCCGTGGCTTGCCTTGGTAGCCGTTCTGGCGATGGCCTGGCGGGGAAGGCGGCTGGGACCACTGGTCTTCGAACCGCTGCCCGTGGTGGTCAAGGCCGTGGAGACTGCTGAAGGCCGCGCACGGCTGTACCATGACGCCCACGCCGTGGACCGTGCAGCGGACAGCCTCAGGGCGGGTGCGCTGGTCCGGCTCGCCCGGGCCCTCCGGCTGGGAACGGATACTGAATCACCGGCGATTGTCGACGCCGTCGCGAGGCACCTTGGGCGCACCCGCGAAGACACGGCCGGTGTGCTGGAGGCCCGTCCCCGGACGGAGACCGAGCTGGTGCGCTGGGCCCAGCAGCTTGAATCACTAGAGAAAGAGGTAACCGCCCGATGA
- a CDS encoding DUF4129 domain-containing protein: MHSTLGRTLAEPPVEPDRQEARRWAVEELSKPVYRDAEPDWLTGLWRQFTEWLRSLGSGDPAIDGGVAVPAIGVTIIVLIAGAILLARPRLNARRRRPDRNDVDADPSISPAEYRRLAAAAAARADWRTAVVEQFRAIVRAAEERTIIDHLPGRTADEVAGQLAGAFGSYAAELRRAAGIFDGVRYGSADAAAGDHAGMVELDQLLETARPDYGRTAADHLELPR, encoded by the coding sequence TTGCATTCGACGTTAGGCCGCACGCTGGCCGAACCTCCTGTTGAACCCGACAGGCAGGAAGCCCGCAGGTGGGCGGTCGAGGAGCTCTCAAAGCCCGTATACCGGGATGCCGAGCCCGACTGGCTGACCGGTCTCTGGCGGCAGTTCACAGAATGGCTGCGGTCGCTTGGCAGCGGCGACCCCGCAATCGACGGCGGTGTCGCTGTACCGGCCATCGGAGTGACGATTATCGTCCTTATCGCCGGGGCCATCCTTCTGGCGCGCCCCCGGCTGAACGCCCGGCGCCGCCGCCCGGACAGGAACGACGTCGACGCCGATCCTTCCATCAGCCCGGCAGAATACCGCCGGCTCGCGGCAGCCGCGGCAGCTCGCGCCGACTGGCGCACCGCCGTCGTCGAACAGTTCCGTGCCATCGTCCGGGCCGCCGAGGAGCGCACCATTATCGACCACTTGCCCGGCCGCACCGCGGATGAAGTGGCCGGCCAGCTTGCCGGCGCATTTGGCAGCTACGCCGCTGAGCTGCGGCGTGCCGCCGGCATCTTCGACGGCGTACGGTATGGCAGCGCCGATGCCGCAGCCGGGGACCACGCAGGCATGGTGGAGTTGGACCAGCTACTTGAAACAGCAAGGCCCGACTACGGCCGGACCGCCGCGGATCACCTGGAGCTGCCCCGATGA